The Coffea arabica cultivar ET-39 chromosome 1e, Coffea Arabica ET-39 HiFi, whole genome shotgun sequence genome has a window encoding:
- the LOC113696029 gene encoding protein FAR-RED IMPAIRED RESPONSE 1-like encodes MENDLPIHEVQSCRKLDFEDVDLQEINDNALPLCITDGNRRNQIFLPLAIPDDLVPKLDMEFDTEVAAKNFYQKYAKASGFGTRLSKGHKDKNSDLMLDRVFCCSREGKKPKDKRNMIVKCPRPETRCDCSARMKISCRQGEKYRVVQFVAEHNHELSTPSKTHLFRSHRHLTMAHEAEIYMARSCGITPKQSIELMSKQVGGRENLGFIRDDLKNYLRSKRSIPMMQGDTGGVLEYLQGMQLEDPNFFYAIQVDEDDLITNIFWADAKMRTDFAHFGDVVCFDTTYRKHKDGRPIALFVGVNHHKQTTVFGAALLYDETILTFEWLFDTFAKAMMGKIPRTILTDQDGRMATALASQWPTTYHRLCIWHIYQNAATHLADVFKDFQNFSTDFSHCIYDYENEDDFFEGWSEMLKTYGLEDNKWLKKMFDIKEKWALVYGRETFCADMTTTQRSESMNSVIKKYVSYKHGLLEFFEHFQRLLDDRRYNESVADFKGNQSTPAMTFPCRILQHAASVYTHEVYEKFKEELCKGIDCKWEVDGDLGNQMSYRVTPHGKTSHHLVTYDSSTNSICCSCKKFEFAGFLCSHALKILMTLNIVTIPDAYILKRWTKAAKIGNVHVSSESSPEMELKAKLSFRYKELSYLYMQLMTKASECDEAYQIAKDGFWKMLEQMDACCQGKKKMKEVRIEEHCSVYQDVDTNPSEIAYNKIKGIKVKEKVTYKSSKRPRSALEMATKKRKYKVKEKFSSKRLQELGNNVVNSSMDSATIQGFAPELPPQQGQELGNNDDSDQQVAKDE; translated from the exons ATGGAGAATGATTTGCCAATTCATGAAGTCCAATCATGTCGCAAATTGGACTTTGAAGATGTTGACTTGCAGGAGATAAATGATAATGCCTTACCTCTTTGTATTACTGATGGCAATCGACGAAAtcaaatttttcttcctttggcTATACCGGATGACTTGGTCCCGAAACTTGACATGGAATTCGATACTGAAGTAGCAGCCAaaaatttttaccaaaaatatgcTAAAGCATCTGGTTTTGGAACTCGATTGAGTAAGGGACATAAAGACAAAAATAGTGATTTGATGTTGGACAGGGTTTTTTGCTGCTCCCGTGAAGGAAAAAAGCCAAAAGACAAACGCAATATGATTGTTAAGTGTCCTCGTCCAGAAACAAGATGTGATTGCAGTGCAAGGATGAAAATTAGCTGTAGACAAGGTGAAAAATACCGTGTTGTGCAATTTGTTGCTGAACATAATCATGAGCTATCAACTCCAAGCAAAACTCATTTATTCAGATCTCATAGACATCTGACAATGGCACACGAAGCTGAAATATATATGGCCCGAAGTTGCGGAATTACACCAAAACAATCGATTGAACTGATGTCGAAACAAGTTGGTGGACGAGAAAATCTTGGGTTCATTCgagatgatttaaaaaattacttaCGATCCAAAAGATCCATACCAATGATGCAAGGTGACACAGGAGGAGTCTTAGAGTACTTACAAGGCATGCAATTAGAggatccaaattttttttacgCCATTCAAGTAGATGAAGATGACTTGATAACTAACATATTTTGGGCTGATGCAAAGATGAGAACGGATTTTGCTCATTTTGGTGATGTGGTTTGTTTTGATACAACTTATAGAAAACACAAAGATGGGAGGCCAATTGCATTATTCGTTGGTGTAAATCATCATAAACAAACTACTGTTTTTGGGGCTGCTTTATTATATGACGAGACAATTCTGACATTTGAATGGCTGTTTGACACATTTGCTAAGGCTATGATGGGAAAAATACCAAGAACTATTCTTACAGACCAGGACGGAAGAATGGCAACAGCTTTGGCTTCTCAATGGCCAACAACGTATCACCGCTTATGTATATGGCATATCTATCAAAATGCAGCAACACATCTAGCTGATGTCTttaaagattttcaaaatttttcgaCAGATTTTAGTCACTGCATATATGACTATGAAAATGAGGATGATTTTTTTGAGGGATGGAGTGAAATGCTAAAAACGTATGGTCTGGAAGACAACAAGTGGTTGAAGAAAATGTTTGATATAAAAGAGAAATGGGCTTTAGTGTATGGGAGAGAAACCTTTTGTGCTGATATGACCACAACCCAACGAAGTGAGTCCATGAACAGTGTGATAAAGAAGTATGTAAGTTATAAACATGGCTTACTTGAATTTTTTGAACACTTCCAAAGGCTGTTAGATGATCGTCGCTATAATGAATCTGTAGCAGATTTTAAAGGCAATCAAAGTACACCGGCAATGACATTTCCTTGTAGGATTTTACAGCATGCAGCAAGTGTATATACACATGAAGTGTATGAAAAATTTAAGGAGGAGCTATGCAAAGGGATTGATTGTAAATGGGAAGTTGATGGTGACTTAGGAAATCAAATGAGTTACAGAGTTACACCACATGGTAAGACTTCCCACCATCTTGTAACTTATGATTCATCCACGAATTCAATTTGTTGTAGTTGTAAGAAATTTGAATTTGCTGGATTTTTGTGTTCACATGCACTAAAAATATTGATGACTCTGAATATTGTAACAATTCCGGATGCATATATATTGAAGAGATGGACAAAAGCAGCTAAAATAGGAAATGTGCATGTTTCCAGTGAAAGTAgcccggaaatggagttaaagGCAAAATTAAGTTTTCGTTACAAAGAATTATCCTATCTATATATGCAGCTGATGACAAAAGCTTCTGAATGTGATGAAGCTTATCAAATTGCTAAAGATGGATTTTGGAAAATGTTAGAACAAATGGATGCATGTTgtcaagggaaaaagaaaatgaaagaagtgCGTATTGAAGAACATTGTAGTGTGTATCAAGATGTTGACACTAATCCATCTGAAATTgcctataataaaataaaaggcaTCAAAGTGAAAGAAAAAGTCACCTACAAGTCGAGCAAGAGACCAAGGAGTGCACTAGAAATGGCTACTAAGAAACGCAAGTACAAGGTGAAGGAGAAGTTTTCATCGAAAAGATTACAg GAATTGGGAAATAATGTTGTTAATTCAAGTATGGATTCTGCTACAATTCAAGGTTTTGCTCCAGAATTACCGCCACAGCAG GGACAAGAACTGGGAAATAATGATGATAGTGATCAACAAGTTGCTAAAGATGAATGA